The Amycolatopsis solani genome segment GGTCCAGCGAAGGCAGCGAAGGGATGTCCTGACGGCGAAGGCGCGAAGCGACTTCCGTGCACAACGCAGCTTCGCGCGACTCCGACGCGAAGCGCTCCCACGGCGACCCGAGGTCGGTCCCCAGCGACGACGCCAGCTCCTCCATCTGCGCGACGGTCAGCAGCGAGGAGTGGTTCTGCGGGTGCCCCTGCGTCGGGAGACCGCGGCCCTTGACGGTGTAGCAGAAGATCACCGTCGGCCGGCTGTCCGAAATGGACGCGAAGACCTCGTCGAGCGAGCCGAGGTCGTGGCCGCCGAGGTTCCGGATCGCGGCCAGCAGCGTCTCGTCGTCCAGGGAAGCCACCAGCGAAGCCAGCGCGGCGTTGCCCGCAGGCAACCGGTCGCGCACCTGGGCGGCGTCGCAGCGCAGCAGCCGCTGGTACTCCGGGTTCGGCATCTCGTCGATCCGCGTGCGCAGCTCCGCACCGCCGGGGCGGGTGAACAGCTCTTCCAGCAGCCGCCCGTACTTCAGCGTCAGCACCTGCCAGCCGGCCGCGTCGAACATGCCCTGCAGCCGTCCGGCCGCGATGTTCGGGACGACGCGGTCGAGCGACTGGCGGTTGAGGTCGACGATCCAGACGATCTCGCCCAGCTCCGCGACACCCGGGTCGAGGATGGCTTCCCAGATCGCGCCTTCGTCCAGCTCGGCGTCGCCGACCAGCGAGTACTGGCGGCCGGTGCCCGCCGCCGAGCCGCGGGCGGTCAGGTAGCGGCGGGCCAGCGCGCCCCAGATCGGGGCGGTCGCGCCGATGCCGACCGAGCCGGTCGAGTAGTCGACGGGGTCGGGGTCCTTGGCGCGGCTGGGGTAGCTCTGCAGGCCGCCGAACTCGCGCAGCGTCGGCAGGTAGGCCTCGTCCAGCTCGCCGAGCAGGTAGTTGATCGCGTGGAGCACCGGCGACGCGTGCGGCTTCACCGAAACGCGGTCCTCGGGCCGCAGGTGCCGGAACCACAGCGACGTCATGATCGACACCAGCGACGCGCACGACGCCTGGTGGCCGCCGACCTTGAGGCCGGACGGGTTCGGCCGGACGCGGTTGGCCTGGTGCACGATCGCGGTGGCGAGCCACAGCACCCGCCGTTCGATCGCGGCGAGCGTGTCCGTCGCCTGAACGGGTGCGGAAGGCTGGGTCATCGTCGACACCTTTCGTGCAGGAAGCACCCCCAGAACAGCACTGGTGAACGCTTCGCACAACCGATGTCGATCCGGCTGAGCAGAATGCACGCCGGAACCGGACGGCTCAGGCCTCCGGGTGCGCAGAATGCACGCGCTCCAGCAGGGGCGTCAGGCGGTAGGGAACGAGCTCGCGCATGACGAGCGAGATGTTCGTCCGCTCCACCCCGGGCGAGGCCAGGATCCGCCCGGCGATCCGGTAGAGGTCGTCGGCGTCGACCGCGACCACCTGGACCATCAGGTCGCTCGCCCCGGTCAGCCCGCACACCTCGGTGACCTCGGGGATTTCCGCGAGCGCCTCGGCGATCTCGGCGAGGCGCCGCTGGTCGACCTGCGCGTTGACGAAGGCGCGCAGCGGGTAGCCCAGCCGCGCGGGGTC includes the following:
- a CDS encoding Lrp/AsnC family transcriptional regulator, translated to MPDTIDEIDARLLQALGEDPRSTAVALAERLGLSRNTVQARLARLEQRGALRSFERRIDPARLGYPLRAFVNAQVDQRRLAEIAEALAEIPEVTEVCGLTGASDLMVQVVAVDADDLYRIAGRILASPGVERTNISLVMRELVPYRLTPLLERVHSAHPEA
- a CDS encoding transketolase-like TK C-terminal-containing protein, with product MTQPSAPVQATDTLAAIERRVLWLATAIVHQANRVRPNPSGLKVGGHQASCASLVSIMTSLWFRHLRPEDRVSVKPHASPVLHAINYLLGELDEAYLPTLREFGGLQSYPSRAKDPDPVDYSTGSVGIGATAPIWGALARRYLTARGSAAGTGRQYSLVGDAELDEGAIWEAILDPGVAELGEIVWIVDLNRQSLDRVVPNIAAGRLQGMFDAAGWQVLTLKYGRLLEELFTRPGGAELRTRIDEMPNPEYQRLLRCDAAQVRDRLPAGNAALASLVASLDDETLLAAIRNLGGHDLGSLDEVFASISDSRPTVIFCYTVKGRGLPTQGHPQNHSSLLTVAQMEELASSLGTDLGSPWERFASESREAALCTEVASRLRRQDIPSLPSLDLPSDIGRTPSGTATTQAALGRVLLDLTREAPEAAKRVVTVSPDVSSTTNLGGWVNKVGVWSATERHDWFEDDPETIMHWREKPTGQHVELGIAETNLVGLLGELGATWSRWGEPLLPIGVMYDPFVERALEPWSFGIYAGGQSILIGTPSGVTLAPEGGAHQSITTPSIGIEQPGCVSYEPAFAIDTEWTLLAALARLGKPGGTSSYFRLSTRPVDQTLAAVPTDPAARERRRRQVVAGAYLLRRASEPAVTLAAMGALVPDTLAAAERLAQVGVEADVVCVTSPGLLFEAQQARSGRGGGESWILDQVFPASRAKPLVTVLDGHPHTLAFLAGINRVPSVALGVTGFGQSGSLEDVYRYHGIDTDAIIRAALDVTA